From a region of the Micromonospora tarapacensis genome:
- a CDS encoding ABC transporter ATP-binding protein: MATVTYAKASRIYPGTERPAVNQLDLQIGDGEFLVLVGPSGCGKSTSLRMLAGLEDVDDGAIYIDDRDVTHLPPKARDIAMVFQNYALYPHMSVYENMAFALKLRKTSKAEIDRRVKEAAALLQLEEYLSRKPKALSGGQRQRVAMGRAIVREPQVFLMDEPLSNLDAKLRVQTRTQIASLQANLGITTVYVTHDQVEAMTMGHRVAVMLDGVLQQVDTPRALYDAPANVFVAGFIGSPAMNIKTVPLTEQGAAFAEMFLPLTREQAEAAGAEGGDGKVTVGFRPEDCDIVSPTEGGMPVVVELVEDLGSDANVYGHAALDGASERFVVRTDRRTMPSMGDTIFVKPRAGQNHVFHAASGQRI, from the coding sequence ATGGCTACGGTCACCTACGCGAAGGCGTCCCGCATCTACCCGGGCACCGAACGCCCCGCGGTCAACCAGCTCGACCTTCAGATCGGCGACGGCGAGTTCCTCGTCCTCGTCGGTCCCTCCGGTTGTGGTAAGTCAACCAGCCTGCGCATGCTCGCCGGCCTGGAGGACGTCGACGACGGCGCGATCTACATCGACGACCGGGACGTCACCCACCTGCCGCCGAAGGCCCGCGACATCGCGATGGTCTTCCAGAACTACGCCCTCTACCCGCACATGTCGGTGTACGAGAACATGGCGTTCGCGTTGAAGCTGCGCAAGACCTCGAAGGCCGAGATCGACCGGCGGGTCAAGGAGGCGGCGGCGCTGCTCCAGCTGGAGGAGTACCTCAGCCGCAAGCCCAAGGCGCTCTCCGGCGGTCAGCGCCAGCGGGTCGCGATGGGCCGGGCCATCGTCCGGGAGCCCCAGGTCTTCCTGATGGACGAGCCGCTGTCGAACCTCGACGCCAAGCTCCGGGTCCAGACCCGTACCCAGATCGCCTCGCTACAGGCCAACCTCGGCATCACCACCGTCTACGTGACCCACGACCAGGTCGAGGCCATGACCATGGGTCACCGGGTGGCGGTCATGCTCGACGGCGTGCTCCAGCAGGTGGACACCCCGCGGGCGCTCTACGACGCCCCGGCCAACGTCTTCGTCGCCGGCTTCATCGGCTCGCCCGCCATGAACATCAAGACCGTGCCGCTCACCGAGCAGGGCGCGGCCTTCGCCGAGATGTTCCTCCCGCTGACCCGGGAGCAGGCCGAGGCGGCCGGCGCCGAGGGCGGCGACGGCAAGGTGACCGTCGGCTTCCGCCCGGAGGACTGCGACATCGTCAGCCCGACCGAGGGCGGCATGCCGGTCGTGGTCGAGCTGGTCGAGGACCTCGGCTCCGACGCCAACGTCTACGGCCACGCCGCGCTGGACGGCGCCTCCGAGCGGTTCGTGGTGCGTACCGACCGGCGGACCATGCCGAGCATGGGCGACACGATCTTCGTGAAGCCGCGCGCCGGCCAGAACCACGTCTTCCACGCCGCCAGCGGGCAGCGCATCTGA
- a CDS encoding S8 family serine peptidase, translating into MSKRFTVGAVATAAVLALTVTGLAVPASADPTAQRTFTVVAEDGVSADAAIAAIRSAGGTVVSRADEVGVYQVSSDRADFATKATSAPALIGAAEQQAIGRKPRLDRVEQEHLLAAATAKGAARKPGKKPAKMDPLDDKLWGLEMIRADKARKVEPGDRRVTVGVLDTGVDASHPDIAPNFNWALSRNFAPDIVDIDGECEVASCLDPVGTDDGGHGTHVAGTVGAAANGYGLSGVAPKVSLVELKGGQDSGYFFLNPVVNALLHAGRSGLDVVNMSFYVDPWLYNCTANPADSPEAQAAQRATIRAMKRALTFAHNRGVTLVGALGNSHEDLGDPRTDYSSPNYGDVPPYPREIDNDSCWDLPTEGAHVISVSSVGPSGKKSDFSNYGTEQTAVAAPGGWYRDGFGTDTFRTDANMILSTYPKKALQEEGVVDEDGNIVPGAETFVFKECKANGECGYFTYLQGTSMAAPHASGVAALIVSRYGKQRGRAGFGLAPNLVEQHLYRTAAEHACPEPRLQSYVQEGRPAEFDAYCAGSVNFNGFYGYGIVDAYAAVTAPLKPKARP; encoded by the coding sequence GTGAGCAAGCGCTTCACCGTCGGTGCCGTCGCGACCGCGGCGGTACTGGCACTCACGGTGACGGGCCTGGCCGTGCCGGCCAGCGCCGACCCGACGGCCCAGCGGACCTTCACCGTGGTCGCCGAGGACGGCGTCTCCGCCGACGCGGCCATCGCCGCGATTCGCTCGGCCGGTGGGACTGTGGTGTCCCGGGCCGACGAGGTCGGCGTTTACCAGGTGAGCAGCGACCGGGCTGACTTCGCGACGAAGGCGACCTCCGCCCCGGCGCTGATCGGCGCCGCCGAGCAGCAGGCGATCGGGCGCAAGCCCCGGTTGGACCGGGTCGAGCAGGAGCACCTGCTGGCCGCGGCCACCGCCAAGGGTGCCGCCCGGAAGCCGGGTAAGAAGCCGGCCAAGATGGACCCGCTGGACGACAAGCTCTGGGGCCTGGAGATGATCCGGGCCGACAAAGCGCGCAAGGTCGAGCCCGGCGACCGCCGGGTGACCGTCGGCGTGCTCGACACGGGTGTCGACGCCAGCCACCCCGACATCGCCCCGAACTTCAACTGGGCGCTGTCGCGCAACTTCGCCCCCGACATCGTCGACATCGACGGGGAGTGTGAGGTGGCGAGCTGCCTCGACCCGGTCGGCACCGATGACGGCGGGCACGGCACCCACGTCGCCGGCACCGTCGGCGCCGCCGCCAACGGCTACGGCCTCTCCGGCGTCGCACCCAAGGTGTCGCTGGTCGAGCTCAAGGGCGGCCAGGACTCCGGCTACTTCTTCCTCAACCCGGTGGTCAACGCCCTGCTGCACGCGGGCCGGTCGGGCCTGGACGTGGTCAACATGTCGTTCTACGTCGACCCGTGGCTCTACAACTGCACGGCGAACCCGGCCGACTCGCCGGAGGCGCAGGCGGCACAGCGGGCCACCATCCGGGCCATGAAGCGCGCGCTGACCTTCGCCCACAACCGGGGCGTCACCCTCGTCGGTGCGCTGGGCAACAGCCACGAGGACCTGGGTGACCCGCGGACCGACTACTCCAGCCCCAACTACGGGGACGTCCCGCCGTACCCGCGCGAGATCGACAACGACAGCTGCTGGGATCTGCCCACCGAAGGCGCGCACGTCATCAGCGTCTCTTCCGTCGGCCCGTCCGGTAAGAAGTCCGACTTCTCCAACTACGGCACCGAGCAGACCGCCGTCGCCGCGCCGGGCGGCTGGTACCGCGACGGCTTCGGCACCGACACGTTCCGCACCGACGCCAACATGATCCTCTCCACGTACCCGAAGAAGGCCCTCCAGGAGGAGGGCGTGGTCGACGAGGACGGCAACATCGTGCCGGGCGCCGAGACGTTCGTGTTCAAGGAGTGCAAGGCCAACGGCGAGTGCGGGTACTTCACGTACCTGCAGGGCACCTCGATGGCGGCGCCCCACGCGTCCGGCGTGGCGGCACTCATCGTGAGCCGGTACGGCAAGCAGCGGGGCCGGGCCGGCTTCGGCCTGGCACCGAACCTGGTCGAGCAGCACCTCTACCGGACGGCCGCCGAGCACGCCTGCCCGGAGCCGCGGTTGCAGAGCTACGTCCAGGAAGGGCGGCCCGCCGAGTTCGACGCCTACTGCGCCGGCTCGGTCAACTTCAACGGCTTCTACGGTTACGGCATCGTCGACGCCTACGCGGCGGTGACCGCCCCGCTCAAGCCGAAGGCCCGTCCGTGA
- a CDS encoding tyrosine-type recombinase/integrase, producing MTRQHPKIRRRDPGPYRAWIASWTLSLQAARRSQKTIAGYVDAAAFLAGWLLAHHPTLTDWDQVNRDHVRGFFAWLARPSGDGKPCPHALVDPSAAPPGCRGYGKGYVNHVGRGLQQFFSWYAAEEDLPNLFDKVDVPAAPKSDEAPPAVLTPEQLGALIKDCERGRDFESRRDAAILRLFAAGGLRLAELALLQADDVSPHGRTAVVTGKGSRQRIVPFDQRAALALDRYLRLRAKHPAASLTSALWLGVRRRQGMTPSGIYQAIVRRGRRLGVPIHPHLLRHTWAHRWLDAGGAEGDLMALAGWDSPQMLRHYGRSARSARARRAYDRIDVMGGI from the coding sequence ATGACCCGCCAACACCCCAAGATCCGACGCCGTGACCCCGGCCCCTACCGGGCCTGGATCGCCTCCTGGACGCTCAGCCTTCAAGCCGCCAGGCGTAGTCAGAAGACCATCGCCGGCTACGTCGACGCGGCCGCGTTCCTCGCCGGCTGGCTCCTGGCCCACCATCCGACCCTGACCGATTGGGATCAGGTAAACCGCGACCACGTTCGCGGCTTCTTTGCCTGGCTTGCCCGGCCGTCGGGCGACGGAAAGCCGTGCCCTCATGCCCTGGTTGATCCTTCGGCCGCGCCACCGGGGTGCCGGGGCTATGGGAAGGGGTACGTCAACCACGTCGGTCGAGGACTGCAGCAGTTCTTCAGCTGGTACGCCGCAGAGGAGGACCTGCCCAACCTCTTCGACAAGGTCGACGTGCCGGCGGCGCCCAAGAGCGACGAGGCTCCGCCTGCGGTCCTGACCCCGGAGCAGCTGGGCGCGCTCATCAAGGACTGCGAACGTGGCAGAGACTTCGAGAGCCGCCGCGACGCGGCGATCTTGCGTCTGTTCGCCGCCGGCGGACTCCGCCTCGCCGAGCTGGCGCTGCTCCAGGCCGACGACGTCAGCCCACACGGCCGGACAGCCGTGGTCACAGGTAAAGGCAGCCGGCAGAGGATCGTGCCATTCGACCAGCGCGCGGCTTTGGCGCTCGACCGGTACCTGCGGCTGCGGGCGAAGCACCCTGCGGCCAGCCTGACCTCCGCGTTATGGCTCGGGGTGCGCCGGCGTCAGGGCATGACCCCGTCTGGCATCTACCAGGCGATCGTCCGACGAGGGCGGCGTCTCGGGGTGCCCATTCACCCGCACCTGCTGCGTCACACCTGGGCGCATCGGTGGCTCGACGCCGGCGGGGCTGAGGGCGACCTCATGGCTCTGGCCGGATGGGACTCGCCGCAGATGCTGCGCCACTACGGCCGGTCCGCACGATCTGCACGGGCTCGCCGGGCGTACGACCGGATCGACGTCATGGGTGGGATTTGA
- the cysS gene encoding cysteine--tRNA ligase, translating into MTLRLYDTATRSVRDFVPREAGTVGVYLCGLTLQAPPHIGHLRSGVNYDVLRRWLLAAGLRVTFIRNVTDIDDKILVKAQELERPFWSIAFANEMRLAGAYRALNVLPPTYEPRATGHIPEMHELIARLIERGHAYRATDGSGDVYFDVRSWPAYGALSNQSPDDMQSADDAPDRGKRDPRDFALWKGAKPDEPADAAWPSPWGPGRPGWHIECSAMCWRYLGAEFDIHGGGLDLTFPHHENELAQSQAAGLSFARYWVHHGLLAIGGTKMGKSLGNALDLDYVASLGVRPVELRYYYVAAHYRSRIDYSEEALREAAVAYRRIEGFVQRAAERVGAGGPGELPAAFAAAMDDDLNTSAALAVLHESLRDGNNALAGGDDVTVRTTLARVRAMLDILGVDPLDRAWAGGARASDLRGVVDSLVALALEQRAQARVRKDWAAADALRDQLKRAGVVVEDTPQGPRWTIGEHD; encoded by the coding sequence GTGACGCTACGCCTGTACGACACCGCCACCCGATCGGTGCGGGACTTCGTCCCGCGGGAAGCCGGCACGGTGGGGGTCTACCTGTGTGGTCTCACCCTCCAGGCGCCACCGCACATCGGTCACCTTCGTTCCGGCGTCAACTACGACGTGTTGCGCCGCTGGCTGCTGGCCGCCGGCCTCAGGGTCACCTTCATTCGCAACGTGACCGACATCGACGACAAGATCCTGGTCAAGGCGCAGGAGCTGGAACGGCCCTTCTGGTCGATCGCGTTCGCCAACGAGATGAGGCTCGCCGGGGCCTACCGGGCGTTGAACGTGCTGCCGCCCACCTACGAGCCGCGGGCCACCGGGCACATCCCCGAGATGCACGAACTGATCGCGCGGCTGATCGAACGGGGGCACGCCTACCGGGCCACCGACGGCTCCGGCGACGTGTACTTCGACGTGCGGTCGTGGCCGGCGTACGGGGCGTTGTCCAACCAGTCGCCGGACGACATGCAGTCGGCCGATGACGCCCCGGACCGCGGCAAGCGTGACCCGCGCGACTTCGCACTCTGGAAGGGCGCCAAACCGGACGAGCCGGCGGACGCCGCCTGGCCGTCGCCGTGGGGGCCGGGCCGGCCCGGCTGGCACATCGAGTGCTCGGCGATGTGCTGGCGGTATCTGGGCGCGGAGTTCGACATCCACGGCGGCGGGCTCGACCTGACCTTCCCGCACCACGAGAACGAGTTGGCCCAGTCCCAGGCCGCCGGCCTGTCCTTCGCCCGGTACTGGGTGCACCACGGCCTGCTCGCCATCGGCGGGACGAAGATGGGCAAGTCGCTGGGCAACGCCCTCGACCTGGACTATGTCGCCTCGCTCGGGGTCCGCCCGGTCGAGTTGCGCTACTACTACGTCGCCGCGCACTACCGCTCGCGGATCGACTACTCGGAGGAGGCGCTGCGCGAGGCGGCCGTCGCGTACCGGCGGATCGAGGGTTTCGTGCAGCGGGCCGCCGAGCGGGTGGGGGCCGGTGGTCCCGGCGAACTGCCGGCCGCGTTCGCCGCGGCGATGGACGACGACCTGAACACCTCGGCCGCGCTGGCCGTACTGCACGAGTCGCTGCGCGACGGCAACAACGCGCTGGCCGGCGGCGACGATGTGACCGTCCGCACGACGCTCGCCAGGGTGCGCGCGATGCTGGATATCCTAGGGGTCGACCCCCTCGACCGGGCGTGGGCCGGCGGCGCGCGGGCGAGTGACCTCCGTGGCGTGGTGGACTCGCTGGTCGCCCTGGCCCTGGAACAGCGCGCGCAGGCCCGGGTCCGCAAGGACTGGGCAGCCGCCGACGCGCTGCGTGATCAACTCAAGCGGGCCGGAGTGGTTGTCGAGGACACCCCACAGGGCCCGCGTTGGACTATTGGAGAGCATGACTGA